gTTTCTTCTTGCTTGGCATAGCGCGTGTATATCTGCTGTTAGCCCTCATAACTTTTGAAACAACAAGAAGATTTGTATCTGCCTTGCCACAGTTTATTGAGCACCAAGACCATCGAGTTCGGTCCGCTACCTCGGCCCGATCTAATCATCACAGCGCTCATAGGTGTACCAGGCATACTCTTTTTCCTAGGCCCCGGAGTACCTACACCATCATCGGGTTCCTCCGCCATAACCCTAAGAGCTTCCAAAGCATCGCTTCACCCTTGCCGCTTCCAACTCGGCTAACCTACGCTTCTCAAGCAAAAACAAACAAAGGTGCCTTTGTCTTTGTAaaatcatcaaccaaatccaacaatttTTTCCTAATTTTGTTGATATTGGCTAAAACCAAGATGGCAGCTATCTCAGCTCTATATATGATCCTTTTCAATGCGTCATGCAACTCAGATTTGAACAACTTCCCAAAGATAAAACATCATATGAATCATGACAAAAACACCACAATCCAAATTCAGGGACCCTTCCGATTTCCACCCAAAAGCCACatttacaaatttgaaattgcgGACCTCACCGCCTCTTTCAAAACCTTTCTCGACAAGATAACTACCAAATATTTCAACCTGGTTacatttttaaatcaaaaatcatcactaaagaacaagaaaaataaCTAGAAGAAGTAGATGAAAACAAAAACTTATAATAAGGTACATACAATAGAGTTGGTAGCCAACACCCAGATACTATCTTCAAAATCATCATATACACGATTGTCAAGATAGTCCACAGTCTTCCCCACAAAGTTAACAACAACACAgaaaaaatgatctccaaaatgaACAGGAATAAAAACCTGGCATGATAAAACAGACGTACATAAACCTTTGTTGTTCTCAACAATAAAATAATCAAcgagaagaaagaaaagaaagaaagaattggAAAAATTACCAAATCGGCACCAATGTCAAGAGAACCTTCGTTGTTCTCAATGACAGTGTCCCAAACATTAGAAATTTCCTTTCTGTATAAATCTTTCTCATCATCAGCAACTTTGATAAGCTTAAACAAAGAAGCCTATGAAAAATATTACCACACGATAAGAGAAAATGAAATATCACAATGAAAAAACTTGGTTAATCGAATACAATAACTACTATTACGCTTTACAATAACTACCACAACAAAAAcactttcataatacaataatcgagttttcataatacaataacattgttattgtaatacaataatcgattattgtattacaataacaatgttattgtattatgaaaactcgATTATTGTAACTTGTAAAAAAGAGAATAATTGAACTTGTATAAATACAATAACCGAAATACAAGTATTAGAATAATCAGAAACaataaacaaaattgaagaaTAGGAAAATTGAAGAATAGGAAAAACTGTTTTAGTTTGAATCAAAAAAAAGCTAATATACTTTACAATAATAAAGTAACTACAATAGAATAACTGTCATAACCATTGTAAATTTATCAAACagtaaatatataaaaaaaatttcacATACCGAATGACTTGTACAAAAAAAACTTCTTGTGGGGGATAACCCTTTCCCAACCTTGACCAGCATGTCATTAAGTAAGAATGACCAGCAATCAATCACGTTCGATGTGATCATAGTCTTAGCAGACAATGAAATAATGTCATCTCGAGTTAACATGTGATGAAATGAAAACACAACCAAATCCTCCCTGCCACATGAAAACAAATTATATAGTAGATATAttagcaaaaaaagaaaaaaaaaagagaggggACAAAAAACATATAATGCTTACCCAATTCGTAGGTCATGATCGTGCAGAAAACAGTAATCAAGTACAGTCTTCCTCCGCATTAAAATAGGAGCAAAAAGCTCCTTGTACTTGCACAAAAAAACAGAAACTACAACTGCATCAGGATTGGGTGATTCACAATCTAAATCACACCCTATACCACAAATCCCAAAAAACGTATGCTCAGGCATAACGTCTGAATGCAGCAGGTAAGCACTTATAACAGAATTATCTTGGATTCTATCCCCAACAACACCCTCGTTGACAACTTTGTTAACAACGTCATCCACACTACTCAAGTCCACAGTTTCATTCTCAACATCAATATTATCAATGCCGTCATCAGTTGGCACCTCCTCATTCGGTTTCTCAACCGCTACATCAGAGACCTTATTTTTACCTTTCTCCCGAGAATAAACCACCTTATATTTTTCGGGATCAAACGCAAAACCCccattcctttcatcttttccctTTTCATGCTCCCCCTTTTCATGCTTCCCCTTTTCATGCTCCTTACAAAAACTTTCATACAACGGCAGTTTACTTCCCGCCTGTTTCATTTCCTCAGCTTTTTcacaaataaaattgaaatatttagTGAACAAAGAATCATCGTCACTAATGAAAGCAGGAGTCGAAGAAACTGAAGTGGCTGTCGAAGAATCTTCAACTGTTGAAGAACCACACTCCTTCCCCATCGCTTCCTTCCGTTGCGTGTACAAATGgagaaatatctcaacatccctcttcatcatcaaaagatgtgcttgggaaacctaagaaaaaggaaaaaaaatgaataattatactaagtctttacaataattataataactctttacaataattatactaagtctttacaataattgtcctaagtctttacaataattgtcctaagtctttacaataattgtactaagtctttacaataattgtcctaagtctttacaataattataataagtctttacaataattatactaagtctttacaataattgtcctaagtctttacaataattgtcctaagtctttacaataattgtcctaagtctttacaataattgtcctaagtctttacaataattgtactaagtctttacaataatttacaataattgGAAAAATAACTGCTACAAAACTTTAAAATAACTACACTACACCTTTACAGTAACTACACAAAAATGATTGAAAGAATGATTGGAACTTACATCAGCGGCCTTTGCTCGAATAACATCATCAGTATCAAAACAGTCAGGCAGTTCCAGATACTTTTTCCCGTGTTCGGAGTTTATCAACGACCGCACACACCTCAGCAGACTTTTGCTTCTCTTAAGCGTTTGCGAGACAGGATACACACCATTGACATATTCCCCATTACCTAGCGAACCAGACTTGAGCTCTGAAATACACCTACTAACAAAATACTTCTCATCCCAGTGCTTGATAAGAGGAGTCTCAGAAGACATTGTTTTTTCCGTAAAAGACAAACGATGGAAGTATGCCACCATAACAACAAGTATGCAACCACGCAAAGTAGACGACCCAGTTCTACACTGCTCAACACCTGCGACTAATTTATCAAACACATACGCACACCAATCCAAATGGTGGATACGTGAAACATCTTGCACCGCTTTAAGAATTGTAAAGTCAATTCCATAATTTGAAGGGGGAGCAAGGACAATGGACATAGCATAAAGCACAAACAGCCTCCGAAATTCATCTCCCCCATCATCCCCCAAATCAGTAATTGCAGTATAAACAGCAGGGATAGTAACATAATTTGTCCCTTCTACGTTAAACTTCTTCCGGAACTCAGCTTTCAacgtttcttgtgaagacaatacACTATGTCCAGTATAAACAACCTGAACCTTATCACCACCATTTGGCAATCCAAAAACATCACACACATCATCTTTTGACAGAAGAAATTTGACATCTCTTGCTTTAAAAATATGAGCAGTAGCATTAAAGTGTTTTACAAACAATGGTATAACACCCAATGGTATCTTGGTCACTTTAAAATCAAGCAAACCACCAAATCCGATCTCAATGACACCTTTTTTGATTTGGACCAAGTTGTTTTACCAGATTAACCAAACCATTAGACGACAAATGACTCACTTTAATGTTTGAAGCACTGAAAAAggaaaatcaagcaaaaattaaAAAGAGTAACACATCAAATAAAGAGAAACTCATAACAAGGGGGCAGCACACATATACTCACATGTTCAATTTTGAAGTTCCAGGAACCTTACTGAGCTTCTTTTTTGGAAAATTTACTTTTGAGCGTTTCAAATCATCTTTATTACCATCTTCGGGCTCCTCGCTACGTTTAGGACCCATTTGTTTGTATCGAGCAAAGAAtacaaaattatcagaataaacacaaaaaatatgacaacaactaatacaataactgaattttaataatacaataatcaAAGATACAAAGAATACAAtaactggacttgactaaaatgataactaaataataCTACGTATAGAATAACTAAATTACTATATTACAATAAATATcacaatacattacaataacaacatcaatatattacaataacaaactTTTCATATCAAGAtaactggacttgactaaaaGCTGACTTTTAAACACTAACCAAAGATCAATATCTAAAATAATACTCATTACAATAACAGATtttctaaattacaataactagcacaaatacattacaataacaacatcaatatattacaataacacaAATAATTCCAAACAAACACACATTATGTTCATTAGAATGTACAGGAATTCAAGACAAAAAAAGAAAAACCTGAAGAAAAGATACAAAAAATGAATTACGAAACCCTAAATTATgcggaaaaattgaaaaaattaatttaacaacaaaaacaaaacaaaattaaactatatactaaacaaaatgaagaataaacacagaaaacaaaagaaaatcaagtagaaaacaagAAGAGGAACCGAAAATCGAGTAGAAAATCAGCGGAAATTGAGCACAATAACTGAAGTTCAATTGAGTTCATTGATTACCTGTTGAGAGAAACCGAAAATGGAGTAGAAGGACGAACAAATTGAGCACAAAAACTGAAGTTCAATTGACGAGAACCCGAATAAACCGACGAACGAAATTATAAGAGAGAACACGGAAAAATCGACGAGGATTTGCGAAAAAATCGAACGAAAatatgagagagaaagagagagaaagataGAGAAATAGTGAAACTGAATGAAAAAAAGTGGGAAAAAGAAGATCAAGTGTCAATAATTTACTTTATATATGAGATGTAAGATTAAATCTCAGCCACATATCTTATGTTAGATGAATGGTccagatttagaggggtaactcaccaaaagtaccctaactcatttgatcctatttctatatacatatatatatatatatatatatatatatatatatatatatatatatatatatatatatatatatatatatatatatatatatatatatatatatatatatatatatagtcggggtcaggtgcgaactaaagtacggtgcgaaccgtacgaactacctATTAAAGGCTGACTTTTATTACACTAAAAAGGCCCAACCTCTTATAACTCACCTAAAGCCCAACCCCAGCCATATTTTCAAATTACAAGCAGCCTACTTCAAATCCTAATCTTCCTCACCACCGCCACCTGCCGCCGGCAACCACCAGCAGACGCCAACTCTCCCGGCGACACCTCCATCAACCATGCCATCGACGGACATCATATCGGAGTTACCGCTTTCCTTATCTTCCCCTTCCCTAATCCTTTCAAACTTTCACCCTCGACCTACTGCCGCCGACGATGACGAGCACCATAACGACGCAGCATCTCCGGCGACCACGACGATGATGCAAAAGTCGTATGATTTTAATCTTAAATAAACTTTATCACGACGGCTTCTTTCATCTTCATTTCAATAACAAGGTTCAAATTCTCTTTTTCATTCTTTGTATTCAGCTTAATTCCAGTTTTTCTAGTTTCTATGTTTGGAAAATGCTTGTCGTACTTCAATCTGAGGTATTTTAGGTTGATTGATTTATCGGCGTTTTGAAATCTCTATTTTCGAGTAGTCTTCTTTGAGGATTTATGTGATTTTGGTTTTGAAATTGACAAATTAGGTACTATTTTGTTTATGAATCTTGTTTGAATTTAGGATATCTGATGCTTCAAATGATTTTTGGTTTTCGGATTTGACCATATTTCTGTTTTAGTAAATTTGATAAAAGGTTGGTTCAGTTAGAAATACTTGGGATATCAATACTGTCATGTTAGCATAGGTTAGTCGATTGTATCTTGACTCTTGTTTTTGGTATTGGCTTGATCTTGTCAATTTGAAAAAAGGTTGGttcaataaattaattgtttaatgAGTTAATTGTGGAATTGATACGAGAAATTGATGTTGTATTTGTCTACATATATATAATTTCATTTAGACTCCCTTCTAAAAGAAGCTTGCTTGTAAAACTGGTTGGTTATGAAGGGTTTGTTGAGTATTTTCACCAATTGTTATAATTCAATGAAGGCGTGTGTGTGTCGGAAATCGGAATGTTGTTGTgttactgtagatacccagtatctgctgagacgccaacaaacacccaatgattatcggactacaacatactttggaatcgcggcgtttgatcgacagtttgtgtacaactttacgtcggaaaacttaaaatgatttcaaaaataaaacatttcaaaaatacttggagtgtttaatgcacgacgatggggtcacaatgacactaactagagtcaaaaccgacactggaccaaaaaaccgactcaaaaattcaaatcccgactccaataacgagtcaaaccgagtcaaccactaaaaacaaaacttttcaaaccttctatgctaatatttcccggatttatgtttggtcaagtaccaaacatatgactacaaatcctaggataaaacaaatcatgattgtttttgtgtgaaagtgacaagacacttcgaagacccgcgacgtggctcgcgcctctttgagcagcccaagtggccacgtcgcttaaaactcacacaaccactcattttattataattatccctcaaatgcccccatttgagaacttacgcgagcgtccgccccctcttttctcccttaaaattctcgattcgacttcttaagtcacaatccgacgcgtgtttacgacctaccgatcgtaaatgcaagccttacacattgtttggtaccgtcatcgtgcattaaatcacttgaccgaccactatctttttacttaccaaaacggttttaaaccgagttttttccgaccaaacgagttgttacacttacgtcggtcactcgccataaccaaacttgtaagtatgagggtgtaaaaatcctccttttatcatgttttcatttttttcatgattataacatgctaaaacgtgcataacatgaaccaaaacatggaataaacgagccaatactgatttttggcctgagatagAAGCCCCTtagttcgccggcttgcccgcgcctcaatggggtgtccaggtcagacctcaaccgtgtttgttctcgtcatttccctttaattcattttcgtatttacaatcggtttttactatttcaaatattttcgaatctttttatttattttatttgttttaaccataaaatatttttcacccttggttcctcataccatgacggttaaatccgtattttggtgataatatttggttatcaacatttaaaaggtattttaaagccttttattttatttttgggaggtattttaaagcctttcatcatttctttacattttcaaaacaagcatattagtcacccacacaaagtcatccttggttctacataccatgccggattttaacccgggtacgatgatgaatatcgactaattacattcaaatgaacttaaaacaattagttcataatcattttcaaaactattcatgtcaagtttgtcaaagtcgaacccgacaccgaatatcatcaaataatgatgattattcgagtctcgttcctcaaatcaacaaatgcggtctaaacgaccccttcaaaccaaatcgggtcaaatacccatttttcaatacgttttataaacgtttttcaaaaggtcagaacacggcatatcaccgtaggttgacccgcgcctaaaacaggcctttcaattctcgttttcaaaaccaggggaagcctttttacgccgccgagtatggctttcaaaagaccgctatacatccacggattggcttggcgtgtaggtggccgtgtccacagattggcgactccgctgcagagaactaggacacttacgtctttgtgatccgtagatggtgagactcgaacgaggtcttggttggaatgcattaattgatattacggtcacggtcgggttccttgtccaggcccacaacctaacccttttcgaccaattggctcgtctcgtcggcgtgagttttcacatccccgcgtttcgaatcccgattgagtcaagcataccattgacgttacacatttctgtttcgtcaaagagctttcatcactttcgagcacgaggctagggcaccctccttacacattttgtttggattggtatccctctcgcaaatcggagtttgattgcttggtgtgtaacccactctcttaagccaaaacccgtgtcagcattatacataatataatgaactataagtgcttatgtgctacttgatcataagtccttccgtgtcattttcgaactttcaaaatcactttttttgcgccgttataatggccgtttcaaacctcggtcgttcaccgaccgttgcacgcctttctaggccgtcgtaatgacgattttccaaccggtttttataaccatttcaacacgcctttttaggtcatcgtaatgacgattttcaaacccggtttttcacaaccatttcaaatcacctttttacgccgttataatcgccgcgtctagacacggattctaacccgtttcgcgccgacaatggctctttcaaaacccgagaaaagcacacgcccttttctcgagacactttcgagatcccgaggaccatgcaccgtccccgagacctcttcaagcatttcaaactcgattttcaaaacatacaattttgaatttaaacaccgtcttgggaaacaatgcactattttccgagccgattcaaactcgaaccgtcttttgcaaataaacttaagacaaccctttcaactgaccgacttgcggagatctctatcttcggaagtcgtccataaagtgtcgaatgaatctttttgaaaatttctattttcgaaaacttcaatccaccattccaattccgcctcgtgtctatcgagtcgaagcaaacgtacttatggatctttacttatgagttgtctcaccaggagacccgtccaatggcgtcgcgccgctatgttggactcgtgtcaaaagttcggtcaacaccgtcacgtcataaatcgagtcagcaccgaggaaccatacacggtaaccctcgtcttgttgagtctgatctttgtcttgtcctttgcgttgtctgcattcagtctttgaactgtgtcggattgagttgtaatgtgagccatttttctgcctcaaagccacagccccgtcttcaacttcgtctgtcaaccacaacaacaatgataacaacagagatgtcacgactgatcagctagccagcctgcttaccgctcttaaggtcaccctggatcgcgtcgagacccgtatcgacgccctggagaacaaggaaactggagaacataatactccacctctgactgaaaccgagaagaggctaaagctcttggaagaacagctcctagcccggggtaacaatatcgtGAGAACAAccaaaggttcgaacctgttggggatcagttacccgacaactttaccctaactgatgtgcctaagtttaaaggagtggaggacccgctcaatcatatccgtgccttcaaagactacatggctaTTAAAGAggtcaaacaagaacttttcACCCACATCTTTCTGTCCTCCTTGGAACCAATCCCTCaccagtggtactactcccttgatccgaaaaaccttactacttgggatgaggtcgtagttgaattcgccaaacaatatgccgataatgttgaaatccaagctaatacccgtactctcgaggttctaacccagaacgataaggaagggttcaccgagttcttaacccgttggaggaaggtgagtactcaattggtcagtaaaccgagtgaatcaattttggtggaaaagtttgtcaacaatctccgcccagtgtatgccaacttactaaggtatcaaaatattaagaccttccatgatctgcaaattctggggacatgcattgaagatgacctcgggaagggtgtcttggccaagactactggcagaggctaccaaggatccaacTCAACCGGATcccgcccttacggccaaacaaacaaaatcgatgaggtcaacctcgttgaaccatctactaagagagctgagcgcccccagagagtgttcactaatatagggtcaacttacgcaagtgctctgaagaggctcatggaccagggaaagttacaaccaatcggacccacctcggatccgaccgatgctaagaaatcccgcttctggaacccaatgcctattgtcagtaccatcaagggaaagggaatgataccgaaacctgcttcaaactcaaacacatcatccaagacatgattgagaaaggggatttgcctttacctccgccgactaagccaaacaacaaaacaaatcctctggggatccacgccatctccgacaATGAGCCAACTATCGACTGGTCAcgcctcatcctgccagttgatgacgaggtgaatgccttggagaaagttCCCTCGGACAGGGTGTTTATGTTCAGtgttgccactatgctcactatgttccaacaggttgaggaagccatagcgaGTCTCTTcgagaggatcacccgacttgacgatgcctaccgtcggcTTTTTTTcagtcctccaccaccacgcccgagggagagtcccccgagcacccaaaactacccacgccaggacggattgctcccgcgaccattctggcatgcacctcacaataatcaaccccacaaaaatcaaccccacaaaaattaccctcacaaaaatatccctcacgaaaactacccaccgaggaatacccctccaaggtgccttcgagatcctgaaatcaatggcatctggagagatgatgttgaagatgtctaccttgtcccacaaaaagagaaacgggcgaaagagatcgctCACCTTAACCGGttcggacgcccctatcaaaacccgaacaatccaacggttgttccaacaacaaacgaccaagttGTCTCGGAAGTAGACATTCAACCgagagctcctgagaattcaatcctcaagcagcttcagaaggcgAAAGCCGAAACctcaatctggcaactgatcgcaacgtcctttgagcatcgacaggctttgctacaggccttgggaaagttaaccatgccctccacctcttcccctgaagaaatagtggcgcacatgacaagggacacccctgacttgaacaacccagtcgtcttttccgacgaagatatccctcccttcggagccaatcataaccttgccctgtacatcaccgtacaatgcctcaagaagaatgtacccatggtccttgtagatgacggatccgcggtaaatgtcattcccctcaagactgctcacaagctgggtatcaaggaagctgatttggtcccaacaaatcaaggggtacgcgcctacgacggcactcgtcgcaaggtcgcggggctcatcactctgactgtcgcaaccggaccgctgga
The Silene latifolia isolate original U9 population chromosome 11, ASM4854445v1, whole genome shotgun sequence genome window above contains:
- the LOC141613405 gene encoding uncharacterized protein LOC141613405, which codes for MGPKRSEEPEDGNKDDLKRSKVNFPKKKLSKVPGTSKLNIASNIKVSHLSSNGLVNLVKQLARDVKFLLSKDDVCDVFGLPNGGDKVQVVYTGHSVLSSQETLKAEFRKKFNVEGTNYVTIPAVYTAITDLGDDGGDEFRRLFVLYAMSIVLAPPSNYGIDFTILKAVQDVSRIHHLDWCAYVFDKLVAGVEQCRTGSSTLRGCILVVMVAYFHRLSFTEKTMSSETPLIKHWDEKYFVSRCISELKSGSLGNGEYVNGVYPVSQTLKRSKSLLRCVRSLINSEHGKKYLELPDCFDTDDVIRAKAADVSQAHLLMMKRDVEIFLHLYTQRKEAMGKECGSSTVEDSSTATSVSSTPAFISDDDSLFTKYFNFICEKAEEMKQAGSKLPLYESFCKEHEKGKHEKGEHEKGKDERNGGFAFDPEKYKVVYSREKGKNKVSDVAVEKPNEEVPTDDGIDNIDVENETVDLSSVDDVVNKVVNEGVVGDRIQDNSVISAYLLHSDVMPEHTFFGICGIGCDLDCESPNPDAVVVSVFLCKYKELFAPILMRRKTVLDYCFLHDHDLRIGEDLVVFSFHHMLTRDDIISLSAKTMITSNVIDCWSFLLNDMLVKVGKGLSPTRSFFCTSHSLL